From Companilactobacillus heilongjiangensis, one genomic window encodes:
- a CDS encoding glucose PTS transporter subunit IIA produces MKGIKMLAPVSGQAVEMSEVHDPMFSEKAMGEGFGVIPDDQTIVAPVSGKVMLVASTKHAIGLVTDDGFEVLVHMGVDTVELNGTPFELFVKEGDKVNAGDTIATMDIDAVKKAGKVTDVIVAITNTAKMVKEIHVTKGNVQAGATVAEVEPMAPGEAVAKPKGKVDYNQLGQDIVKNVGGAANVENVIHCITRVRFYLKDDNKANDDVIKNMHGVLDVAKAGGQYQVVIGPAVEDVYDAVVKALGPGFGSDSDAPKQEKVAAPKGVWPKTKFYFSALIGVITASMMPIIGLLAASGILKGLLALIVSAKWLSATSSTYMIINAMGDSVFYFLPILVGFTAAKRLGANQIIMGVIGGVLAYPTLVQVATKTSSTAMNINSSFFGIPIHIANYTYSIFPMIAAAWIAAKIEPWLKKHIVMSLRMILSPLLEVFIVSAVIIVVVGPVITLLSSYLAAGIVALLKISPAISGLIIGGLYQCLVIFGLHWAVIPVVASQIATTGHSALNAIVSATMVAQGAAAMAVFIKTKKNIDMKQIAGAATLSAFAGVTEPAMYGINLKYGRIFWTANIGSAVGGLITGLLHVDMWGFAGSLIGFASFINPKGIDGSFTGYLIASAATIVVAFTCTYLFGFKEEDLESSHAVEKVRLGSREPAAN; encoded by the coding sequence ATGAAAGGTATTAAAATGCTTGCTCCTGTTTCTGGACAGGCGGTTGAAATGTCTGAAGTTCATGATCCAATGTTTTCTGAAAAGGCCATGGGTGAAGGATTCGGGGTTATCCCTGATGATCAAACAATCGTTGCCCCAGTTTCAGGTAAAGTTATGCTTGTCGCATCAACCAAGCATGCAATTGGACTTGTTACCGATGATGGATTTGAAGTTTTAGTTCACATGGGTGTCGATACAGTCGAATTGAACGGAACTCCTTTCGAACTATTTGTTAAAGAAGGAGATAAGGTTAACGCTGGCGATACAATTGCAACGATGGATATTGATGCTGTCAAGAAAGCTGGTAAGGTGACGGATGTTATTGTAGCCATCACGAATACAGCTAAGATGGTCAAAGAGATTCACGTTACTAAAGGAAATGTACAAGCTGGTGCGACAGTGGCTGAAGTTGAACCAATGGCTCCCGGTGAGGCAGTTGCTAAACCAAAGGGTAAAGTAGATTACAATCAACTGGGTCAAGATATTGTCAAGAATGTTGGTGGTGCTGCCAATGTTGAAAATGTAATTCACTGTATTACCAGAGTTCGTTTCTATTTGAAAGACGATAACAAAGCTAATGACGATGTTATCAAGAATATGCATGGCGTTTTGGATGTTGCTAAGGCTGGAGGACAATATCAAGTTGTTATTGGACCAGCAGTTGAAGATGTTTATGACGCTGTTGTTAAAGCTTTAGGACCTGGCTTTGGTAGTGATTCTGATGCTCCAAAACAGGAAAAGGTTGCAGCTCCAAAAGGTGTCTGGCCTAAGACAAAATTTTATTTTAGTGCTCTAATCGGTGTTATTACAGCCAGCATGATGCCTATCATTGGATTGTTAGCTGCATCAGGTATTTTGAAAGGTCTTTTAGCTTTGATTGTGTCCGCTAAATGGCTTTCTGCAACAAGTTCTACTTACATGATCATTAATGCAATGGGAGATTCAGTCTTCTACTTCCTACCAATTCTAGTTGGTTTCACAGCTGCTAAGAGATTGGGTGCAAATCAAATCATCATGGGTGTTATCGGTGGTGTTTTGGCATATCCAACTTTGGTACAAGTTGCTACAAAGACTAGTTCCACAGCTATGAACATTAACTCATCATTCTTTGGTATTCCTATTCATATTGCTAACTATACTTATTCAATTTTCCCAATGATTGCCGCAGCTTGGATTGCTGCTAAAATCGAACCATGGCTCAAGAAACATATTGTTATGTCACTACGTATGATTCTTAGTCCTTTGCTAGAAGTATTTATTGTCAGTGCTGTAATCATTGTCGTTGTTGGACCAGTTATTACATTGCTAAGTTCTTACTTAGCTGCAGGTATCGTTGCACTATTGAAGATCAGTCCAGCTATTTCTGGCTTGATTATCGGTGGACTTTATCAGTGCTTGGTTATCTTCGGTTTACACTGGGCCGTTATTCCAGTTGTTGCCAGTCAAATCGCTACAACCGGACACAGTGCTTTGAACGCTATCGTTTCAGCTACAATGGTCGCTCAAGGTGCCGCTGCTATGGCAGTGTTTATTAAAACAAAGAAGAATATCGACATGAAACAAATTGCCGGTGCCGCTACACTTTCAGCTTTTGCTGGTGTTACAGAACCCGCAATGTATGGTATTAATTTGAAGTATGGACGTATCTTCTGGACAGCTAATATCGGTAGTGCTGTCGGTGGCCTAATTACTGGACTATTGCATGTTGATATGTGGGGCTTTGCCGGTTCATTGATTGGTTTCGCTTCATTTATCAATCCAAAAGGTATCGATGGTAGTTTCACAGGATATCTAATTGCTTCAGCTGCAACAATTGTAGTTGCCTTTACATGTACATACTTGTTCGGATTCAAAGAAGAAGATCTCGAATCAAGTCATGCAGTTGAAAAGGTAAGATTAGGTAGTCGTGAACCAGCTGCTAACTAA
- the ltrA gene encoding group II intron reverse transcriptase/maturase, whose protein sequence is MRQSQKIECKFDHFNAHICEQMMVRSAASGENTNKNGISFKQLVLDENNLNRAYKRVKENKGGAGIDGMTVYDLFDYIRKNKEALLKSLSDSTYKPSPVKRVEIPKPNGTMRKLGIPTVFDRVVQQAVAQVMSPIFEKIFSNNSFGFRPNRSAHDAVKQVVSFYKQGYHVVIDLDLKSYFDTVNHDLLIKFIKQYTDDEWLLNLIRKFLTSGVMDGKLFQEMEKGTPQGGNLSPLLANIYLNELDKLLTTRGHKFVRYADDCNIYVKSKRAGRRVLNSISRFLESGLKLTLNQEKTKITVPTKSKFLGFSLGFTNKGVCLRPSYQAEKRVKQSLRKLTKRNRGRKLEVILKEIRQKMVGWLNYYGIGAMKDFIRKLDSWLRARIRQYIWKSWKRPKAKYRKLVKLGVTRRQAFICANSSKGYWRTAHSSVVQHALSKKKLESFGLIDMTKRLQSLQNA, encoded by the coding sequence ATGCGACAATCGCAGAAAATAGAATGTAAATTCGACCATTTTAATGCTCACATATGTGAACAAATGATGGTACGTAGCGCCGCTTCTGGCGAAAATACGAATAAGAATGGCATTTCATTTAAGCAACTAGTTTTAGATGAAAATAATCTCAATAGAGCCTATAAGCGAGTCAAGGAAAACAAGGGTGGAGCTGGCATAGATGGAATGACTGTCTATGACTTGTTCGACTATATTCGTAAGAACAAGGAAGCACTACTTAAGTCCTTAAGTGATTCAACTTATAAACCTAGCCCCGTCAAAAGGGTAGAAATACCTAAGCCAAATGGGACTATGCGTAAGCTTGGTATACCAACAGTCTTCGACCGTGTGGTACAACAAGCAGTGGCGCAGGTTATGAGCCCTATCTTTGAGAAAATCTTCTCTAACAACAGCTTTGGATTTAGACCAAATCGAAGTGCCCATGACGCAGTAAAACAGGTTGTGAGTTTTTACAAGCAAGGCTATCACGTTGTGATAGACCTTGACCTAAAGTCTTACTTCGACACGGTGAACCATGATTTACTTATCAAGTTCATCAAGCAATATACTGATGATGAATGGTTGTTAAATCTAATTCGTAAGTTCCTAACCAGTGGCGTAATGGATGGAAAACTATTTCAAGAAATGGAAAAAGGTACGCCTCAAGGCGGTAACCTTTCTCCACTCTTGGCCAACATATATTTAAATGAGCTGGACAAGTTATTGACCACCCGTGGTCATAAATTCGTCCGCTACGCTGATGACTGTAATATTTATGTCAAAAGTAAACGAGCAGGAAGAAGAGTCCTGAATAGTATTTCAAGGTTCCTAGAAAGTGGTTTAAAGCTAACTTTAAACCAAGAAAAGACCAAAATTACAGTGCCAACAAAGTCAAAGTTTTTAGGATTCTCTTTAGGCTTTACCAACAAGGGCGTATGTTTACGCCCGAGCTATCAAGCCGAAAAGAGGGTCAAGCAATCGCTAAGAAAACTCACAAAGAGGAATCGAGGTCGAAAGCTTGAAGTTATCCTGAAAGAAATAAGACAAAAGATGGTTGGATGGCTCAATTACTATGGAATTGGTGCGATGAAGGATTTTATCAGAAAACTTGATTCTTGGTTGCGAGCACGTATTAGACAATATATTTGGAAGTCATGGAAAAGACCCAAAGCAAAGTATAGGAAGTTGGTTAAATTAGGCGTGACACGGCGTCAAGCGTTTATCTGTGCAAACTCCAGTAAAGGATACTGGCGAACAGCGCACAGCAGTGTGGTGCAACACGCCCTAAGCAAGAAAAAGCTAGAATCTTTTGGCCTAATAGACATGACCAAAAGACTCCAGTCTTTGCAAAATGCTTAA
- a CDS encoding GNAT family N-acetyltransferase, translating to MAEVKIRPAQPEEVEEFWEIAYSNPDPEWAKYNGPYFHNVLPSKEEFVSVIAYRNWIHNKNHLLITFDDKIVGSVGAGFEDGKLERWLDMGIIVYRDDLWDEHIGTKALKLFIDYLFGIYDLPHIGLTTWSGNPRMMHVAEKVGMKQEACVRQVRYYNNRYYDSVKYGILRDEWNNLNK from the coding sequence ATGGCTGAAGTTAAAATCAGACCGGCTCAACCAGAAGAGGTGGAAGAGTTCTGGGAGATAGCATACAGTAATCCGGATCCTGAGTGGGCGAAGTATAATGGACCTTATTTTCATAATGTTTTGCCAAGCAAGGAAGAATTCGTTAGTGTGATTGCCTATCGTAATTGGATTCATAATAAAAATCATTTGTTAATAACGTTTGATGATAAAATAGTTGGTTCCGTTGGGGCTGGTTTTGAAGATGGCAAGTTGGAGCGTTGGCTTGATATGGGAATTATCGTTTACCGTGATGATTTATGGGATGAACATATCGGTACCAAGGCTTTGAAGCTATTTATCGACTATTTATTTGGAATCTATGATTTGCCACATATTGGTTTAACCACATGGTCTGGAAATCCACGGATGATGCACGTTGCTGAAAAAGTAGGAATGAAGCAGGAAGCTTGTGTGCGTCAGGTGCGCTATTACAATAATCGCTATTATGATTCTGTTAAATATGGGATTCTTCGTGACGAGTGGAATAACTTAAACAAATAA
- the gntK gene encoding gluconokinase produces MDYMLGVDIGTTSTKAVLYDMKGKVIAYANAGYKLYQDVPDMAEEDPDDILDAVVAVMGQTIQKSKAQPTDIKGVSFSCAMHSLILMDQADQPLTRAITWADNRAAKYSEELKNNGLGAEIYAKTGTPIHPMAPLSKILWLRNEKPELFKQAKKFIDLKTYIFFRLFGVYKMDYSIASATGMFNIFNLDWEPQALDLLQISREQLPKLVEPTAQITGIDPKFGNLLGISANTPFIFGASDGVLSNLGVNAIDPGVVAVTIGTSGAVRVVVDKPVVDPDGKLFCYALTKDKWVVGGPVNNGGIVFRWVKDQLFAPERITAEQMQVSTYDILTQIAEKIPAGSDGLLFHPYLGGERAPIWDAYARGSFFGLTRKHTRAHMVRAALEGIVYNLYVVMLTIEKITGKPKSIQATGGFARSSLWRQLLADIFEQPVTIPESFESSCLGAAVLGMYALGYVDDLSEVKDMIGVTHVHQPNEQNFEVYRELLPIWIRLSEVLEPEYKEIAEFQKRHSD; encoded by the coding sequence ATGGATTATATGCTTGGAGTCGATATTGGCACGACTAGTACCAAGGCTGTTCTTTACGATATGAAAGGTAAAGTAATTGCCTATGCTAATGCTGGTTATAAATTGTATCAAGATGTGCCTGATATGGCCGAGGAAGATCCAGACGATATTTTAGATGCCGTTGTTGCAGTCATGGGACAAACGATTCAGAAGAGTAAAGCTCAACCAACTGATATCAAAGGCGTTTCTTTCTCTTGCGCCATGCATAGTTTGATTTTAATGGACCAAGCAGACCAGCCATTGACTCGAGCAATTACTTGGGCTGACAATCGTGCTGCCAAATATAGTGAAGAGTTGAAGAACAACGGTCTGGGTGCAGAAATCTACGCTAAAACTGGTACACCAATTCATCCAATGGCTCCTTTATCAAAAATCCTTTGGCTACGTAATGAAAAACCAGAATTATTCAAACAAGCTAAAAAGTTTATCGACTTAAAAACATATATTTTCTTCCGTTTATTCGGAGTATATAAAATGGATTATTCAATCGCTTCAGCTACTGGAATGTTCAATATCTTCAATTTAGACTGGGAGCCACAAGCATTAGATTTATTACAAATTTCACGAGAACAATTACCAAAATTAGTTGAACCAACTGCTCAAATAACAGGTATTGATCCAAAGTTTGGTAATTTGTTGGGGATTTCAGCTAACACACCATTTATTTTTGGAGCCAGTGACGGAGTATTGTCCAATTTAGGTGTTAATGCGATTGATCCCGGAGTTGTGGCAGTTACAATTGGAACGAGTGGGGCAGTTCGTGTCGTAGTTGATAAGCCAGTAGTAGACCCTGATGGGAAATTGTTCTGTTATGCATTAACCAAGGATAAGTGGGTCGTTGGTGGACCAGTTAATAATGGTGGCATTGTCTTTCGTTGGGTCAAAGATCAATTGTTTGCGCCAGAACGAATTACGGCCGAGCAGATGCAAGTTTCTACCTATGATATTTTGACGCAAATTGCTGAGAAAATACCCGCTGGTTCAGACGGATTACTGTTCCATCCATATTTAGGTGGTGAACGAGCTCCAATTTGGGATGCTTATGCAAGGGGGTCATTCTTTGGCCTAACAAGAAAACACACTCGTGCCCATATGGTCAGAGCAGCATTGGAAGGTATCGTCTACAATCTATACGTTGTCATGTTAACGATTGAGAAAATCACGGGTAAGCCAAAGAGCATTCAAGCAACTGGAGGATTTGCCAGATCATCATTGTGGCGTCAACTTTTGGCTGATATTTTTGAACAACCAGTGACGATACCAGAAAGTTTCGAAAGTTCATGTTTAGGTGCAGCAGTATTGGGGATGTATGCTTTAGGTTATGTTGATGACTTGTCGGAAGTCAAAGATATGATAGGAGTAACGCACGTCCACCAACCAAATGAGCAGAATTTTGAAGTTTATCGAGAGTTATTGCCAATCTGGATCCGCTTGTCAGAGGTGTTGGAACCAGAGTATAAAGAAATAGCTGAGTTTCAAAAGAGACATAGCGATTAA
- a CDS encoding DPBB and LysM peptidoglycan-binding domain-containing protein: MKKVLSIALVSTMALTAIAASTKTAQAAVILDNHHVQVEAGDTYKDIAANAGVTIAELEQANGREIGGFDLIFPGETVTLPGATTQVATQQPSTTQAAAEDTSYQAPAQQATQVQAPAPAQTQTASTQATTQTGTSQGTFKISFYDPAVLGSNMGYSGVAANLSVFPKGTTLKITLSDGTVLIRTVNDTGTFAYSNPNQLDVAMPNNQIPSYGVTTASVEVL; encoded by the coding sequence ATGAAAAAAGTTTTATCAATCGCTTTAGTAAGTACTATGGCATTAACAGCAATCGCAGCATCAACTAAGACTGCTCAAGCTGCAGTAATTCTCGACAATCACCATGTTCAAGTTGAAGCAGGGGATACTTATAAAGATATCGCTGCTAACGCTGGCGTAACAATCGCTGAACTAGAACAAGCAAATGGCCGTGAAATCGGTGGATTTGACTTAATTTTCCCAGGTGAAACAGTTACATTGCCAGGTGCAACAACACAAGTTGCTACACAACAACCATCAACAACACAAGCAGCTGCTGAAGATACAAGTTACCAAGCTCCTGCACAACAAGCTACACAAGTACAAGCACCAGCACCAGCACAAACACAAACTGCTTCTACACAAGCTACAACTCAAACTGGTACATCACAAGGAACATTCAAGATTTCTTTCTATGATCCAGCTGTACTAGGTTCAAACATGGGTTATAGCGGTGTTGCTGCTAACCTTTCAGTATTCCCTAAGGGTACAACTCTTAAGATTACACTTTCTGACGGTACAGTATTGATCAGAACAGTTAACGATACAGGTACATTTGCATACAGTAACCCTAACCAATTAGACGTTGCTATGCCAAATAACCAAATTCCTTCATACGGTGTTACAACAGCATCTGTTGAAGTACTTTAA
- a CDS encoding PTS sugar transporter subunit IIB, protein MTKTIMLACAGGMSSSLLVTKMTKAAKKENIDVNIFATNSSAIPQEAKLHHPSVILLGPQIKFLFNNIIKEVNVPMEVIDMKDYGTMNGENVLHQALSLMKN, encoded by the coding sequence ATGACTAAAACAATTATGTTAGCTTGCGCTGGAGGTATGTCCAGCTCTCTGTTAGTAACAAAGATGACCAAAGCAGCGAAGAAAGAAAATATCGACGTTAATATTTTTGCCACAAATAGCTCGGCAATTCCCCAAGAGGCAAAGCTCCACCATCCTTCCGTAATCTTACTTGGTCCACAAATTAAATTCCTATTCAATAACATAATCAAGGAAGTCAACGTTCCAATGGAAGTTATCGATATGAAAGATTACGGAACCATGAATGGAGAAAATGTGTTGCATCAAGCTTTATCTTTAATGAAAAATTGA
- a CDS encoding C69 family dipeptidase: MKNTSSDCTEILVGKAASMDGSTIVARNEDGYGPINPIKFVAHEAKDQKDAFYVSITTGVKVPLPDHAYRYTATPQADQSDGQYEEAGINEYNVGMSSTETTATNARVLGYDPLVHDGVDEEAMLTLVLPYVKTAKEGAIRLGALLEKYGTGECNSIAFNDKDEIWLLETAGGHHWAAMRLPEDTYAIVPNQTVMQEVDANDTDNFLVATDLVEFVEKHHLNPQPGHFNFREIFGTQSEADAYYNTPRTWYGQKLFNPEIEQEPTAQDMPMVRKPSKKLAIEDVENFLSSHYNGTKYDPFGTFASGTAAEQRQFRSIAMDRNQASSILQIRNDVDENHAAVQWLSLGFFAYSPYVPFYTNIKDTPEDYKNTTNDVDINNVYWLEKTLSVMIEPHYHEYSDMIHAYLEGCQSYGRQRLEITDQVIDGFNDDVAGFLTESNMKTAGKISSRTHKLFDEIVKKGLMLSKTTWEKGQNL, from the coding sequence ATGAAAAATACAAGTTCCGATTGTACTGAAATTCTAGTTGGTAAAGCCGCTAGTATGGATGGTTCCACTATTGTCGCCCGTAATGAAGACGGTTATGGTCCAATCAATCCGATTAAATTTGTTGCTCATGAAGCAAAAGATCAAAAAGATGCTTTTTATGTTTCTATAACTACTGGTGTTAAAGTGCCGCTACCTGATCACGCTTATCGTTACACCGCTACACCACAGGCTGACCAAAGTGATGGACAGTATGAAGAAGCTGGTATCAACGAGTATAACGTCGGTATGAGTTCAACTGAAACTACCGCAACTAATGCTCGAGTTTTAGGCTATGATCCACTAGTTCATGATGGTGTCGATGAAGAGGCAATGTTGACTTTGGTCTTGCCATACGTCAAAACTGCTAAGGAAGGTGCCATTCGTTTAGGTGCTTTGCTAGAAAAATATGGTACTGGTGAATGCAACAGTATCGCCTTTAATGATAAAGATGAAATTTGGTTATTAGAAACCGCTGGTGGTCACCACTGGGCTGCAATGCGTTTGCCTGAAGATACGTACGCTATCGTACCTAACCAGACCGTTATGCAAGAAGTTGATGCTAATGATACTGATAACTTCTTGGTTGCGACTGATTTAGTTGAATTTGTAGAAAAGCATCATTTAAATCCTCAACCAGGACACTTTAACTTCCGTGAGATTTTCGGTACTCAAAGTGAAGCCGATGCTTATTACAACACACCTCGTACATGGTATGGTCAAAAGTTATTCAATCCAGAAATTGAACAGGAACCAACTGCTCAAGATATGCCAATGGTTAGAAAACCAAGTAAGAAATTGGCAATTGAAGATGTTGAAAACTTCCTATCATCACACTATAACGGTACCAAGTATGATCCATTCGGAACATTTGCTTCCGGAACAGCTGCTGAACAACGTCAGTTCCGTTCAATCGCTATGGACCGTAATCAAGCTTCATCAATTCTTCAAATTAGAAATGATGTTGACGAAAATCACGCTGCTGTACAATGGTTGTCATTAGGATTCTTTGCATACAGTCCATACGTGCCTTTCTATACAAATATTAAAGACACTCCAGAAGACTACAAGAATACAACGAATGATGTTGATATCAATAATGTTTATTGGTTAGAGAAGACATTATCAGTTATGATTGAACCACATTATCACGAATACTCAGATATGATTCATGCCTACTTAGAGGGATGTCAATCATATGGTCGTCAACGTTTGGAAATCACTGATCAAGTTATTGATGGTTTCAACGACGACGTTGCTGGATTCCTAACTGAAAGTAACATGAAGACAGCAGGCAAAATTTCAAGTCGAACACATAAATTGTTTGATGAAATTGTTAAAAAAGGCTTGATGCTTTCTAAGACAACTTGGGAAAAAGGACAGAACCTTTAA
- a CDS encoding alpha/beta hydrolase translates to MKKIKWLLLLFVAIIVGYTTEQNVSASSKRQMPTLFFHGFGGTAHSMDYLIDQSQRDGFATRTLTIVVTPKGKVKTYGTWLQKARNPEIQVLFENNHESDYHHTAMWIDSILKVLHKQYGVTRFNAVAHSWGNNAVMYYLENYSQKKNQPQIDSLVNIAAPMQVLNRDIYRRNDWRYSNQLNKDFNSYVEPNSTIRNLHIRELNIMGQLSPEDHFDKAVPVSSAKSLRRVFKGPHQSYESRIFTGPRAEHSALTRRNPKVLHDIEHFLWVRGSNKKN, encoded by the coding sequence ATGAAAAAAATTAAATGGCTTTTATTACTATTTGTGGCAATTATTGTTGGTTATACGACTGAACAGAATGTTTCCGCTAGTTCCAAACGACAAATGCCAACGTTATTTTTCCATGGCTTTGGCGGTACAGCACATTCAATGGACTACTTAATTGACCAATCACAGCGCGATGGCTTCGCTACAAGAACATTAACCATCGTTGTAACGCCCAAAGGAAAAGTTAAAACATACGGAACTTGGCTGCAGAAAGCTAGGAATCCCGAGATTCAAGTATTATTCGAAAACAATCATGAATCAGATTATCATCATACCGCAATGTGGATTGATTCAATTTTAAAAGTTTTGCACAAGCAGTACGGAGTCACACGTTTTAATGCGGTAGCCCATTCATGGGGTAATAACGCCGTTATGTATTATTTAGAAAATTACAGTCAAAAAAAGAACCAACCTCAGATTGATTCCTTAGTAAATATTGCTGCTCCAATGCAAGTATTGAATCGAGACATATATCGTCGCAACGATTGGCGCTATTCTAACCAGTTGAATAAAGATTTCAATTCATACGTCGAACCGAATTCAACAATTCGAAACCTTCATATTAGAGAATTGAATATTATGGGACAACTCAGTCCAGAAGATCATTTTGATAAAGCAGTGCCAGTTTCATCAGCCAAATCGTTACGCCGAGTATTTAAGGGACCACATCAGTCATATGAATCTCGGATATTTACAGGACCAAGAGCAGAACACAGTGCTTTAACAAGGAGAAATCCTAAAGTTTTACATGATATTGAGCATTTCTTGTGGGTGAGAGGTTCAAACAAGAAAAATTAG
- a CDS encoding ACT domain-containing protein, translating into MEKYYIVDSSILPESFDRVIKARNLLETRKVHNVSEAVKEVGISRGTYYKYKDLVFLPDEDMTDRKAVISMMLHHEQGILSKVLVDISESNASILTINQNIPIHNIATVVISLDISHLNGTIDDLIDKLKLSDFVDNVRLISIE; encoded by the coding sequence GTGGAAAAATATTATATTGTTGATAGTTCTATTCTTCCTGAATCCTTTGATCGGGTAATCAAAGCACGGAATTTGCTTGAAACTAGAAAAGTTCATAACGTTAGCGAAGCGGTTAAAGAAGTTGGTATTAGCCGTGGTACATACTATAAATATAAGGATTTAGTTTTCCTACCTGACGAAGATATGACTGACCGTAAAGCTGTTATATCGATGATGTTGCATCATGAACAAGGCATCCTTTCCAAAGTATTAGTAGATATTTCCGAATCTAACGCCAGTATTTTGACCATTAATCAAAATATTCCTATTCATAACATCGCTACCGTTGTGATTTCACTCGATATTAGTCACTTAAATGGCACGATTGACGATCTTATTGATAAATTAAAGTTATCTGACTTTGTTGACAACGTTCGTCTAATTTCAATCGAATAA